One genomic window of Ciona intestinalis unplaced genomic scaffold, KH HT000030.2, whole genome shotgun sequence includes the following:
- the LOC100180078 gene encoding E-selectin-like produces MIRTFGFILCSILPLTQALSCWQCHNAPTNDHCLRHGQIVQCNEMNAICLEEVRHFRKGSVMLIEKRCKQDHACNNNVMQNPRDSYPIQCNTKSPTSTCRCCCNTDLCNTGLLACWNNMAQFDSPDDVVATCASRPTIPSNSNMQCLGNMKEGSTCDFHCHEGYYMVGEPQLTCSRVGRNFTWNYPEPECHLITCPPPPVAPQNGFVTCTDGINLRSQCTYSCEPEHVLIGSSYSVCRNVGGERTGQWSATTPTCRPLVCPSQSLRHGSISCSRGRKFRSNCNFECDTDYQLHPVTITGNTCGMDGNWSTPIPCCTRPCPPFAVMDFIVVLDSSSSVGRRNWLKMKRFVRSFLDDFAVRDEFARFGIVRYNRVVDTRTQILLSDFPNSLENLLAKFELMPYNGSGTKTGNALNHTADVMLTNGNRPSARDIVLLITDGLASDDVAVPAQRVRDTGALMMVLPVQPPNGRTLNLDQFRVITGPGNENNIIKDALTRGFDALDEEFAGRIGSILCGEPCSN; encoded by the exons ATGATTCGAACGTTCGGTTTCATTCTATGTTCAATACTCCCATTAACACAAG CATTGAGTTGTTGGCAGTGTCACAATGCCCCAACAAACGACCATTGTTTACGTCACGGACAAATTGTTCAATGCAACGAAATGAAC GCCATTTGTTTGGAAGAGGTACGTCACTTCCGCAAAGGGTCAGTGATGCTGATTGAGAAGAGATGCAAACAAGATCATGCGTGTAATAATAACGTTATGCAG aaTCCACGGGATTCCTACCCCATACAGTGCAACACAAAGTCGCCCACCTCAACGTGTAGATGTTGTTGCAATACCGACCTTTGCAATACGGGGCTACTGGCATGCTGGAACAATATGGCGCAGTTCGACAGCCCAGATGACG TTGTTGCAACATGCGCCTCCCGACCCACGATTCCATCCAACAGCAACATGCAATGCTTGGGAAACATGAAAGAGGGATCAACGTGTGACTTCCATTGCCATGAAGGCTACTATATGGTGGGGGAACCACAGTTGACTTGTA GTCGAGTGGGTAGGAACTTTACGTGGAATTATCCAGAACCGGAATGCCACTTGATCACGTGCCCACCACCACCTGTTGCGCCACAAAACGGCTTTGTGACGTGTACAGACGGGATCAACCTACGTAGTCAATGCAC ATATTCGTGCGAACCCGAGCACGTTCTTATCGGCTCAAGTTACTCGGTTTGTCGCAACGTTGGAGGGGAAAGAACCGGCCAGTGGAGCGCTACAACACCAACGTGTAGAC CCCTAGTATGCCCATCACAATCCCTCAGACATGGCAGTATATCATGCAGTAGAGGAAGAAAGTTTCGATCTAACTGCAATTTTGAGTGTGACACCGACTACCAACTCCACCCAGTCACTATAACAGGCAACACTTGTGGTATGGACGGCAATTGGTCAACTCCAATACCTTGCTGCACAA GGCCGTGTCCTCCGTTTGCAGTGATGGACTTCATTGTCGTGCTCGACTCATCATCTTCTGTTGGTCGAAGAAACTGGTTGAAGATGAAAAGATTTGTGAGAAGTTTCCTTGA TGACTTTGCTGTGAGAGATGAATTCGCAAGGTTTGGGATTGTGCGGTACAACCGTGTGGTTGATACAAGAACACAG ATCCTCTTAAGTGATTTCCCCAATAGTTTGGAAAACCTTCTTGCTAAGTTTGAACTGATGCCTTACAATGGGAGTG GTACCAAGACAGGTAATGCATTGAACCACACTGCTGATGTGATGCTAACCAATGGTAACAGACCAAGTGCTCGTGATATTGTTCTGTTGATCACTGATGGTCTTGCTTCGGATGATGTTGCCGTACCAGCACAGAGGGTGCGAGATACAGGGGCATTG ATGATGGTTCTCCCAGTTCAGCCTCCCAACGGTCGTACCTTAAACTTGGATCAGTTTAGGGTAATCACCGGCCCAGGGAACGAGAACAACATCATCAAGGATGCTTTAACACGAGGGTTTGATGCTTTAGATGAAGAGTTTGCCGGCAGGATTGGATCTATTCTATGTGGAGAGCCATGCTCTAATTAG
- the LOC108950158 gene encoding 5-hydroxytryptamine receptor 1D-like, protein MNCVLVGVAVAVMLCISCGGCVKTVESRIQQLSEGNITVESAKVAKFVPNRGSMLVYMDRLNDQDEATFIEECNSRRFDFTVYYRMVYFRLCNVTNEHKVLERVTRKSRFDELCRVFNNGNDDEIRNLGKKYKIFGAGIEADERQLTVKACDFINDYYNEKTALNATLSYPRYTEWLIHSVPFNLPVACGFTRERYNSSSTPSSYNCLATSHVASLYVTYFIDSCILTLIVISNIVILTVTWNTKSMHTAHGLFRSSLASADLIIAIVVGGSMNTTRKIYFGPHKFLGEGEYPSMMDYLSQVYIDTFGALTVMSLSASILTLACTSVDRFVAILKPLRYKLSTRGFLKIGFALLVVVWLVSFAVSIYPVFDHHSPYQVTALGVIIAVKAYPVYISVMGSALLVTWVVNIWIVILVKRRMDKTKQTKASNRLSAHFNATPKRQSSANGNTNNTYNVEDGRYSEDRNGTNNNNNNNASHSDRPGQVTVSRNSSSASTTQTKSQVEIALAQTVRMVVGALTLAILPSIAVMVAGTTLVLEPRSSKFNPQSKAAWNSFAYIASRVLFANSFFNCFIYSYRNKGFRTASKRVLSFRSLRRDSNGSQAKCQPPRNGN, encoded by the exons ATGAACTGTGTATTGGTAGGGGTGGCTGTTGctgttatgttatgtatatcTTGTGGCGGGTGTGTTAAAACAGTGGAGTCAAGAATACAACAACTTAGTGAGGGTAACATTACAGTTGAAAGTGCTAAGGTTGCAAAGTTTGTGCCGAACCGGGGTTCGATGCTCGTGTATATGGATCGATTGAACGACCAAGACGAAGCTACGTTCATAGAGGAATGCAATTCTAGAAGGTTCGACTTCACTGTTTATTACAGAATGGTTTATTTCCGGCTATGCAACGTCACAAACGAACATAAAGTTTTAGAACGCGTGACAAGGAAGAGTCGATTCGACGAGCTTTGTCGCGTATTTAACAATGGAAACGACGATGAAATTCGAAATCTGggaaagaaatataaaatattcggAGCCGGGATCGAAGCAGACGAACGACAACTTACCGTGAAGGCTTGTGACTTCATCAACGATTATTATAACGAGAAAACCGCGCTGAACGCGACCTTGAGTTATCCACGTTATACAGAATGGTTGATTCATTCGGTGCCGTTTAATCTACCTGTGGCGTGTGGGTTTACGCGGGAAAGATACAATTCATCTTCCACACCTTCGTCGTATAACTGCCTCGCTACGTCACATGTTGCGTCATTATACGTGACGTATTTCATCGATTCCTGCATTCTGACTCTCATCGTCATAAGCAACATTGTCATACTGACAGTGACGTGGAACACGAAAAGCATGCACACCGCGCACGG ATTATTTCGCTCCTCCCTCGCATCGGCGGATCTAATCATAGCTATTGTTGTCGGTGGATCCATGAACACAACCAGGAAAATCTACTTCGGCCCTCATAAGTTCTTGGGGGAAGGAGAGTATCCGAGTATGATGGATTATTTGTCACAAGTCTACATTGATACGTTCGGAGCTTTGACAGTGATGTCGTTATCTGCTTCTATACTGACGCTGGCGTGCACTTCAGTTGATAG ATTCGTAGCAATATTGAAACCACTTCGTTACAAACTGAGTACACGAGGTTTCCTCAAGATTGGTTTTGCTTTACTCGTAGTGGTTTGGTTGGTAAGCTTTGCTGTTTCCATCTACCCTGTGTTCGACCATCACTCGCCCTATCAAGTCACCGCACTTGGTGTCATCATTGCAGTGAAG GCATACCCAGTTTATATATCAGTGATGGGAAGCGCCTTGCTTGTAACATGGGTTGTGAACATATGGATTGTTATCCTTGTGAAGCGGCGGATGGACAAGACCAAACAAACGAAAGCTTCCAACAGATTATCAGCGCATTTCAATGCAACTCCGAAGCGACAATCCAGTGCAAACGGGAACACAAACAACACATATAACGTTGAAGATGGAAGGTATAGTGAAGATAGGAATGGAaccaataacaacaacaacaacaacgcctCACATAGCGATAGACCCGGCCAAGTAACAGTTTCAAGAAATTCATCAAGCGCTTCAACCACACAAACCAAAAGCCAGGTTGAGATTGCTTTAGCGCAGACGGTGCGGATGGTGGTAGGGGCGCTAACTTTAGCAATCCTTCCTTCAATCGCTGTTATGGTAGCGGGGACGACGCTGGTACTCGAACCCAGAAGTTCTAAGTTTAACCCACAATCCAAAGCAGCGTGGAACAGCTTCGCATACATTGCTTCAAGAGTATTATTCGCGAATTCCTTTTTCAATTGCTTCATCTACAGTTACAGAAACAAAGGATTCCGAACCGCCTCGAAACGCGTCCTCTCGTTTCGAAGTCTCAGACGAGACAGCAACGGATCGCAAGCAAAATGCCAACCACCAAGGAACGGTAACTAG